The following coding sequences lie in one Cryptococcus tetragattii IND107 chromosome 7, whole genome shotgun sequence genomic window:
- a CDS encoding 60S ribosomal protein eL24 produces MRVDRCDFTGYKVYPSRGKVYVRGDSKTFRFLSSKAESLFLQRKNPRKIAWTQVYRRMHKKGITEEVAKKRSRKNVKVQRGIVGADLASILAKRTAKPEVRAAARQAAITKAKTEKRDKEARKAANKPAQANVPKVSKQSMKGGAGKGGR; encoded by the exons ATGCGTGTCGACAGGTGTGACTTCACCGGGTACAAGGTTTACCCTTCCAGGGGAAAGGTCTACGTCCGAGGGGACTCCAAG ACCTTCCGATTCCTCAGCTCCAAGGCTGagtctctcttcctccaacgAAAGAACCCTCGAAAGATCGCTTGGACTCAGGTTTACCGACG GATGCACAAGAAGGGTATCACCGAGGAGGTCGCCAAGAAGAGGTCCAGGAAGAACGTCAAGGTCCAG CGTGGTATCGTTGGTGCCGACCTTGCTTCCATCCTCGCTAAGCGAACTGCTAAGCCCGAGGTCCGCGCCGCCGCTCGTCAAGCTGCTATCACCAAGGCCAAGACTGAGAAGCGTGACAAGGAGGCCCGCAAGGCCGCCAACAAGCCCGCCCAGGCCAACGTTCCCAAGGTTTCTAAGCAGAGCATGAAGGGTGGTGCCGGCAAGGGTGGCCGTTAA
- a CDS encoding rRNA biogenesis protein RRP36, with protein MATASSSKLNGAARLKQSNKTVREPSPDDEFLESDSEVDEFAEGFQPGLAEEYSDDEDDGHEDEEGYEDEESGEEGNARWEPDNWDENEDTVSESGGGDDDDESAELRKLQNNLNSLPLSTLAKAQQSLSRKSSSASSHGQNKEEKLALMKSKLAQMQRNKGKTVAVPDADSHGFKSRTQESDEESDSGPETTSSTKRGSKHAPALMSTKKQVSRKRQVIEVSKPERRDPRFSSVSAGHANADLHSKSYSFLPDLLRQELSELKEAVTAAKKAEKNCPWAEKPMRTAERERLEVQMGQVRTKLVRTEKETMEREVLAKAKKEEREKRTQGKGAWFMKKGEKKDLLLKARFETLEKQGGKTAVKKLVEKKRKKLASKEKKSRPFAKGAEGMGQDIKRRRVA; from the exons ATGGCTACTGCATCATCGTCGAAACTTAATGGGGCAGCTCGCCTCAAACAATCGAACAAGACAGTTAGGGAGCCTTCCCCGGACGACGAATTCTTGGAGTCGGACTCTGAAGTCGACGAATTTGCAGAGGGGTTTCAGCCAGGATTGGCGGAAGAGTATTCcgacgatgaggacgacggccatgaagatgaggagggttatgaagatgaagagagtggggaagaaggaaatgcaAGATGGGAACCCGATAACTGGGACGAAAACGAGGACACTGTCTCGGAAAGTGGGGGCggcgatgacgatgatgagagtgCCGAGTTG AGAAAGCTCCAAAATA ACCTCAACTCATTGCCACTTTCAACCCTTGCCAAAGCGCAACAATCCCTCTCACgcaaatcatcttcagcttcttcccatggccaaaacaaagaagaaaaactTGCCCTGATGAAATCCAAACTTGCTCAAATGCAACGAAACAAGGGCAAAACCGTTGCTGTTCCAGATGCCGACAGCCATGGGTTCAAATCAAGGACACAAGAATCTGACGAGGAGAGTGACTCTGGGCCGGAAACTACTTCGTCCACGAAAAGAGGCAGTAAACACGC TCCGGCCTTAATGAGTACCAAAAAGCAGGTGTCTCGCAAACGGCAAGTCATCGAGGTCTCTAAACCGGAACGCCGTGACCCACGTTTTTCCTCCGTCTCTGCAGGTCATGCTAATGCAGATCTTCATTCAAAATCCTACTCTTTCTTGCCTGACCTTCTCCGCCAAGAGCTTTCTGAGTTAAAGGAAGCTGTGACTGCTGCTAAGAAGGCTGAGAAAAATTGTCCCTGGGCCGAAAAGCCAATGAGAACTGCTGAGCGAGAAAGGCTTGAAGTGCAGATGGGGCAGGTTAGGACAAAACTAGTAAGAACAGAGAAGGAAACTatggagagagaagttTTGGccaaggcaaagaaagaagaacgagagaagagaacCCAGGGGAAGGGCGCTTGGTTCATGAAAAAAG GCGAGAAGAAAGATTTACTTCTCAAAGCTCGCTTCGAGACACTCGAGAAACAAGGGGGGAAAACAGCTGTCAAAAAGCttgtggagaagaagagaaagaaactTGCGAgcaaggagaaaaagagccGGCCCTTTGCGAAAGGAGCAGAGGGAATGGGCCAGGATATCAAGAGGCGAAGAGTCGCCTGA
- a CDS encoding methionine aminopeptidase, type II, whose amino-acid sequence MSPVAMPKVEDLAISEVEKEPEVVEGEEENDDDEEGEGEEGPNTGDAKKKKKKKKSKKKKSATVTQSEPPRVGLTKIFKNGVFPVGEEVEYKNDTTSRITSAEARERERLAQEDPSTRYANIRRAGEVHRQVRAYAQKAIKPGMTMTEIANLIEDGTRAVVEENGFESGIGFPTGLSVNEVAAHYTPNPGDKQVLQQHDVMKVDFGVHVNGRIVDSAFTMSFEPTWDKLLEAVKDATNTGIREAGIDVRMCDIGEAIQEVMESYEVEVNGKVYPVKSISNLNGHSITPYTIHGGIGTRPGKSVPIVKQHGSDKDETKMEEGEYFAIETFGSTGRGRVIEEGACSHYALNPAAPEKYQGHHQSAKSLLASVKRNFGTLPFCRRYLDHVGEKNYLLALNTLVREDFIADYPPLVDPQPGAMTAQFEHTILLRPTCKEVVSRGDDY is encoded by the exons ATGTCACCGGTAGCCATGCCCAAGGTCGAGGACCTCGCGATCTCCgaggtggaaaaggagcCCGAAGTCGTTgaaggtgaggaggagaatgacgatgacgaagaaggtgaaggtgaagagggcCCCAACACAGGAG atgccaagaagaaaaagaagaagaagaagt ccaagaagaagaagtctGCTACTGTAACCCAATCTGAGCCCCCTCGAGTGGGTCTCACTAAGATCTTCAAGAATGGTGTGTTCCCTGTCGgtgaggaggtggagtACAAGAATGA CACAACGTCTCGAATAACTTCTGCCGAGGCTCGTGAGCGCGAACGACTTGCTCAAGAAGACCCTTCCACCCGATATGCCAACATTCGACGCGCAGGTGAAGTTCACCGACAGGTTCGCGCGTACGCTCAGAAAGCCATCAAGCCTGGTATGACCATGACCGAGATTGCCAATTTGATTGAGGACGGAACCAGGGCCGTAGTTGAGGAGAACGGTTTTGAAAGTGGTATTGGTTTTCCCACTGGTCTGAGCGTTAACGAGGTGGCCGCCCACTACACTCCTAACCCAGGAGACAAGCAGG TGCTGCAGCAGCATGACGTGATGAAGGTTGATTTTGGTGTTCACGTCAACGGTAGAATAGTCGATTCCGCTTTCACCATGAGCTTTGAGCCTACGTGGGACAAGTTGCTTGAAGCTGTGAAGGATGCAACCAACACTGGTATTCGG GAGGCGGGTATCGATGTTCGAATGTGCGACATTGGTGAGGCCATTCAAGAAGTAATGGAGTCCTACGAAGTTGAGGTCAACGGTAAAGTCTATCCAG TCAAATCTATCAGTAATCTTAATGGCCACTCCATCACCCCCTACACCATCCACGGAGGTATCGGCACCCGACCAGGCAAGTCTGTCCCTATTGTCAAGCAGCACGGCTCCGACAAGGATGAGACgaaaatggaggaaggcgagTATTTTGCCATTGAGACTTTCGGTAGTACTGGTCGGGGTAGAGTCATCGAAGAAGGAGCCTGTTCTCATTATGCGCTAAACCCTGCGGCGCCGGAAAAGTACCAGGGCCA CCACCAATCTGCAAAGTCTCTCTTGGCGTCTGTAAAGAGAAACTTTGGGACTCTGCCATTCTGTAGGCGATATCTCGACCACGTGGGGGAGAAGAACTACCTTTTGGCC TTAAACACTCTTGTTCGAGAAGACTTTATTGCTGATTATCCTCCCCTCGTCGACCCTCAACCTGGTGCCATGACTGCTCAATTT GAGCACACGATCTTGCTGAGGCCCACTTGTAAGGAGGTTGTTTCTCGGGGCGATGACTATTAG